The following are encoded in a window of Salvelinus fontinalis isolate EN_2023a chromosome 40, ASM2944872v1, whole genome shotgun sequence genomic DNA:
- the acp5a gene encoding tartrate-resistant acid phosphatase type 5a, with protein MALPLFTLLLTALTVVHCFPTVFQDLEQSSKNQTSIRFLALGDWGGVPYPPYITRVEKATALEMGKIAEQMGADFVLALGDNFYYSGVNSADSPRFQDTFERVYTADSLNIPWYILAGNHDHKGNVKAQIDYSRKSDRWRFPHYYYELNFRIPNTKRTLSIMMLDTVMLCGNSDDYVDEKPRGPLSTIEANRQLTWLQQRMAQSKADFLLVAGHYPVWSVSEHGPTECLLKRLRPLLVKHKATAYFCGHDHNLQYLKESGVGYVVSGAGNFLDPDRRHWHHVPKDTLKFFTGQASTLGGFVHGEVTKDKMTLTFIQAKGTSLYRTVLPRRDIDDDQNGSDDKD; from the exons ATGGCCCTTCCCCTGTTCACCCTCCTGCTGACTGCCCTCACTGTGGTCCACTGCTTTCCCACTGTCTTCCAGGACCTGGAGCAAAGCAGCA AGAACCAAACGTCCATCCGGTTCCTGGCTCTGGGGGACTGGGGCGGGGTGCCCTACCCTCCCTACATCACACGGGTGGAGAAGGCTACGGCCTTGGAGATGGGCAAGATAGCAGAGCAGATGGGCGCAGACTTTGTTCTGGCCCTGGGTGATAACTTCTACTACTCTGGAGTGAACAGTGCAGATTCTCCAAGATTCCAG GATACCTTTGAGCGCGTGTACACGGCTGACTCTCTCAACATTCCCTGGTACATCCTGGCTGGAAACCACGACCATAAGGGCAACGTCAAGGCTCAGATCGACTACAGCCGCAAGTCTGACAGATG GCGGTTCCCTCACTACTACTACGAGCTGAACTTCCGTATCCCCAACACCAAGCGCACTCTGAGCATCATGATGCTGGATACAGTGATGCTGTGTGGTAACTCTGACGACTACGTTGATGAGAAGCCCCGCGGACCCCTGAGCACCATTGAGGCCAACCGACAG CTGACCTGGCTGCAACAGAGGATGGCACAGTCCAAGGCTGACTTCCTGCTTGTGGCTGGTCATTACCCGGTGTGGTCAGTGTCCGAGCACGGCCCCACAGAGTGCCTCCTGAAGAGACTACGCCCCCTTCTGGTCAAACACAAGGCCACTGCATACTTCTGTGGTCACGACCACAACCTGCAG TACCTGAAGGAGTCTGGTGTGGGCTATGTAGTAAGCGGTGCCGGTAACTTCCTGGACCCAGACAGGCGTCACTGGCACCATGTCCCCAAAGACACCCTCAAATTTTTTACAGGCCAGGCTTCTACCCTGGGAGGCTTTGTCCACGGAGAG GTAACCAAGGACAAGATGACCCTCACCTTCATCCAGGCTAAAGGGACGTCTCTGTACCGCACTGTCTTGCCACGCAGGGACATCGACGATGACCAAAATGGCAGCGACGACAAGGATTAG
- the gcdha gene encoding glutaryl-CoA dehydrogenase a has protein sequence MALRGAVTRLLSNAKKCAAVSASQAQGTAAASPAQNEAEVVAKKTVKAPKVQFNWRDALELDGLLTEEEVMIRDSFRTYCQEKLMPRIIMANRHEHFHREIVSEMGELGVLGPTIQGYGCAGTSYVAYGLIAREVERVDSGYRSVMSVQSSLVMHPINAYGTEEQKEKWLPRLARGEILGCFGLTEPNHGSDPAGMETKAKYNPSSSTFTISGAKTWITNSPVADIAVVWAKCEDGRIRGFILERGMKGLATPKIEGKFSLRASATGMILMDEVEVPQENMLPNVSGLAGPFGCLNNARYGIAWGALGAAEFCFHAARQYTLDRIQFGVPLARNQLMQKKMADMLTEITIGLQSCLALGRLIDDKKAAPEMISMLKRNSCGKSLDIARQARDMLGGNGIADEYHIIRHVMNLEAVNTYEGTHDIHALILGRAITGLQSFTVEK, from the exons ATGGCTCTCAGAGGTGCTGTGACTCGTTTGCTCTCCAACGCTAAGAAATGTGCTGCAGTCTCAGCCTCCCAGGCACAGGGCACAGCAGCAGCTTCACCAGCCCAAAACG AAGCCGAAGTGGTCGCCAAGAAGACAGTAAAAGCAC CCAAGGTGCAGTTTAACTGGCGTGACGCCCTGGAGCTGGACGGCCTgctgacagaggaggaggtgatgaTCAGAGACTCTTTCAGGACCTACTGCCAGGAGAAACTAATGCCACGCATCATCATGGCCAACAGACACGAAC ATTTCCATCGTGAGATTGTCTCAGAGATGGGAGAGCTGGGTGTCTTGGGGCCAACCATCCAAG GTTATGGTTGTGCCGGCACCAGCTACGTGGCCTACGGGCTCATTgccagggaggtggagagggtggaCAGTGGCTACCGATCAGTCATGAGTGTCCAGTCCTCGCTGGTGATGCACCCCATCAACGCCTACGGCACAGAGGAACAGAAGGAGAAGTGGCTACCCAGGCTAG CTCGTGGGGAGATCTTGGGCTGTTTCGGCCTGACTGAGCCCAACCACGGCAGTGACCCCGCGGGCATGGAGACCAAGGCCAAGTACAACCCCTCCAGTAGCACCTTCACCATCAGTGGAGCCAAGACATG GATCACCAACTCACCCGTGGCGGACATCGCGGTGGTCTGGGCCAAGTGTGAGGATGGCAGGATCAGAGGTTTCATCCTGGAGCGTGGCATGAAGGGCCTGGCAACGCCTAAGATCGAGGGCAAGTTCTCTCTGCGGGCGTCGGCCACGGGCATGATCCTGATGGACGAGGTGGAGGTGCCCCAAGAGAATATGTTGCCCAACGTCTCTGGACTGGCT GGTCCCTTCGGCTGCCTGAATAACGCCCGCTACGGTATCGCCTGGGGAGCTCTGGGTGCTGCCGAGTTCTGCTTCCACGCTGCCCGCCAGTACACACTGGACAG GATCCAGTTTGGCGTGCCCCTGGCCAGGAACCAGCTGATGCAGAAGAAGATGGCTGACATGCTGACAGAGATCACCATCGGCCTGCAGTCCTGTCTGGCCCTAGGCAGACTCATCGACGACAAGAA AGCGGCCCCTGAGATGATCTCCATGCTGAAGAGGAACAGCTGTGGGAAGTCCCTGGACATCGCCAGGCAGGCCCGAGACATGTTGGGAGGCAACGGCATCGCAGACGAGTACCACATTATCAGACACGTCATGAACCTGGAGGCCGTCAACACATACGAAG GTACCCATGACATCCATGCCTTGATCCTGGGCCGAGCCATCACTGGACTGCAGTCATTCACTGTTGAGAAGTAA